The genomic segment aaaggaaacAAGCTTTTTTACTCCTCTAAATACATGAGTGTCCTTGTAAGGACTTGAACTGGAAAGAGAATACAAAAGCAGCTTTAAAAAGGGCTCAAACCAGATGGTTTTGCCTGAGGAAACAGAAGTCTTTGTAGGTTAGTCAACATCTTTGAACATTGTTTAATAATTCCATCTTGGCCAGCGTCAATTTTTATGCTGCTGTGTGCTGGGGTAACAGTATTACTGTTGATATCCAAAAGACAATGGACCAACTGATTAAAAAAAGCTGGCTCCTTAATTGGCATGCCTCCTGACACTCCAGAGTTCATCCAGAGTTCATGTGTGAGAGGCCTTTGTAATTGAGGCTTAGAGTCGGGTAAGAAGGAACCAAACCAGAAGGAAGGTATGGATCATACTAGAACGAGTCAACATCATTTAGTTTATGAAACCAGCAAGTGACGTTTAATAATGCTGTCTTGTTCTACTGAGCCTTTGAGGCCATCATTTGCGCCATACACTGTTCAAATGTCCAATGTTTAAGTGATATTCTTGGAATAGTTTTTAAGCTAAATAATTAATACACAAGGTACTGCTGCTATACTGAATATAAGCACAGCTGTGAATCATTGTAGCTAATTGGCCACAGGCAAACTGTCGAAGAAGTCACATCCAGCCActtctaactgtgtgtgtgcctgcctgcctgcctgcttgtgtgtgtgagaacaaaGACACTTACAGCTTGGTACAGCTTGGCGTCTGtgaagttgttgttgttgtcagaCCAGCACTaatcatctccacacacacacacgcacgcacgcacgcacgcacgcacgcacgcacgcacgcacgcacgcacgcacgcacgcacgcacgcacgcacgcacgcacgcacgcacgcacgcacacacacacacacacacacacacacacacacacacacacacacacacacacacacactttgagtgTGTCTTTTGAGTCACACCCACCTCCAAAAACCAACACTTGGCTACTTTAATTTCACTATTGTTGACTTATCTTCAGTCGATGATCGAGATCTGATATTTTTAACCCAATATAAATGATTCGTCAGAATCAGAAATTCAGCCATGTTTCTTTCCTGTCCAGGACTGGATCCCGCTGGTCCGATGTTCAAGAAAGCAAACTTGTTTGACCGTCTGGACCCCAGTGATGCTCTGTTTGTGGAGGCCATCCACACAGACTCAGACtgtgaggaacacacacacacacacacacacacagtacacatgcacacatttagaTACACAGCCACACCCTAACGCGATGTTGCCCAACCTGTGGGTCGGGAGCACACTTTGGGTCACCTGACATTGAGAAGAACACAGGTGAACAGACTGAGTAATCAGTACAGGTCAGGTGACACCGAAATGAATACACCTAGTGAGAAGGGTGCATGCTGGATGGTCGGTACTCCTGGGTTaggccgcgttcacatctagcgtttttttaaatctgccagcgcttgttttacattatattcctatggagcagagcgtttctggaaaaagtcacgGCCATTTTTTTCAACGCCTCTCCCAGCTTTTTTTTGCTGCCATACGGAgcgttgaattttttttaaaactttcaggaagaaagcggTCGACTTCAGGCGTCTTttgggcaactgaccaatcacaagcggaacatGGACACAACTCTCAACggtcaaaacaagaaacaatgacGGACAAATCACTCGGGAAAGTACTTGTGGAGCGCttaatagttttaattacagaacatgtcgagatcttcgacatgtctaatgggctctagccTGGATACATAGTAGGCGAGTAACAtcgggtctagaatgggttTGTTGcgatagaaaaaacgctctcAGCGCTTTTAGGAAATaaaacgctgccagcttttAGGAAATaaaacgctgccagcttttatttttttggaaataACGGACGGCTCAACTTTTCCCTATTACAGAAAACCctagatgtgaacgcggcctTATGTTGTGTGAGAGTGACAGTTGCTTATTTCCTCCCCAGACTTTGGGATCTCCATCCCAGTCGGCCATGTTGACTTCTTCCTAAACGGGGGGATGGACCAGGTCGGATGCACACGCTCTAATTTCGATTCAGGTTAGTTCAGGCCATAGGTGAGAGAACAACCCACCCAACGGCTCAGAAAACTGCTTAAactacagtatatataatatatactaaAACTCCACGGGATCTGGGGTGTGTGCAAAACTACTTGGACAATGAATATTTCAGCAttgaactttttctttttttacagaaaACAATGTAAAGTGTAAAATAACACTATGGCACCAAATCTCTAGTTTTTGGACCAATCAGCTGTGATATTTGACAGATTATGGTTGTGATCCAACTACTACTTAATTCAATCTTTTCAAATAAAATCTAATGAAAGAAATCAAATAAAATAGTCTTTAGCTCCATTATTGTGTTTGTCTGCCTTGTCAGTTTTGGTGTACTTCCCAGTATATGGCTATGTGATCTGCGACCACATGAGGGCGCTGTATGTCTACATCAGTGTTCTGAACGGCTCCTGTCCGCTGACGGGTATCCCGTGCTCCGATTATGAAGAATTCCTGCAGGGCCGCTGTCTGTCCTGCAACGGGCCCTGTCCAACGATAGGTAGCCTATCAACAACCACCGCAACACCTATATTTTAAAACAATGTCTGACTCTCTGTCCCTTTTCCTTagtgtgtatgcatttgaaaGGTTTCAAATGCCTTTATAGTGATGCATATATATGTTTTACTCCCTTATTTAAATCCTTGTAAAATGTTTTTGAGTATCGCAATCTTCATTATCATAGAGTAGCCTACATTTAGTCTCTGTTATCGAATGAATTGATTAAATGTAGGAAAAAgctgttttccttttttatggataccatcacacacacagacacacaaacacagacacacaaacacacacgctttgTATCTATAGGCTCCATTGCAGCTAGGCTCCATGGGGGATTCAGGGTGTATTTTTGGCGGCTGCTATCAGCCTGATAATGTGTCTAAAGCCGATACAGAGAACCACTTAATGTACATaagagccgtgtgtgtgtgtgtgtgtgtgtgtgtcgtgtgtgtgcattggtgtgtctgtgtgtgtgtgtgtgtgtgtgtgtgtgtgtgtgtgtgtgtgtgtgtgtgtgtgtgtgtgtgtgtatgcgtgtgtgtgtgtgtgtgtgtgtgtgtgtgtgtgtgtgtgtgtgtgtgtgtgtgtgtgcgtgtgcattggtgtgtgttCCAGGGTTATTAAAGAACAGCGGCATGACAGCGGCTCCTCTTCCTACAGAACAGAAATTCTTCCTGCTCACGACCTCCGAACCTCCATACTgtggtgagtcagtgtgtgtgtgtgtgtgtgtgtgtgtgtgtgtgtgtgtgtgtgtgtgtgtgtgtgtgtgtgtgtgtgtgtgtgtgtgtgtgatatgttgTGGCATACATTCTGGCACAGCTATGTAACATGTTATATAAAGATCTGCATGTCAAGTTGTGTTCTGGAGGTCAAGTGTTTGTTGGTTCCTCAGCCAACCAAGTTCTCCTGGAGGTCAGagtgaggaggatggagaagaGGGGTAGGCTGGAGGCCACACTGAGGACAGACAGCCTGGCTACCAACCACAAGTTCATCCTGTaggtccccccacacacaacccgTCCCATACTGTTCCAGCATGAAGGAAAACCAAGCCCCAAAGCAATCTTTTTGTTTACATAATAATGTTGGTTGTTGCCATGATATGATGCTGGTCTAAATCTCGATGTTAATGCAAAACGTTTACAACGTTGGATAAAATATGGACTGAAATGACTTCTATTGTTAAACACAGGCGATAACTTGCCTTACCTGTTACTGGCAGCTTTGGTTTACGAGGTAACGTCAATCAAAGGTTATGGCTACAAAGCCTGAACAGAAATACAGCCCAGCTTTCAATGAAAAATTATTATTCCAATTCATTATGGCcaaaagacaaaacaactatcAATAAAAAGTCACATTCAAACTTAAACATCAAACCATTGAAGAGGCAAGAAGAGGGactgaggggtgaggagggttaGACATTAAAGCACTCCCAACAAACTGCAGGCTTCACTGAGAGCTTCTAAGGTCATCTCCATCAACATGCATGCATCGTCAGTAACTCGAGGAACTGGAGGCACTATAGGCTGTGCTGCCCCACCTCAAAACAGAAGCTGTGCCTTAAACTAGCTTAAAAAGCTTCCTATAACCTTGATACCTCTTTAGGAAGCTTCCTCGTTAGATGTCAAATTTGTGTGTGCTTCACGACCACCTAACCCGGTGACTATGGAAAAAAGGAAATGTTTGGAGTGACGTCAAAGTCACTAGTGTGATATCCCATAGACCAACACCAACCAAGGAAGCATCTGAGGCTTCCTTGATATTTTTCCAAATCTAAGTACTTAGTTATGATGTTTCCTGTGCGCCCCATTGAATTGAATTAGTCCTTCACTGACATGTTACCTATATTTGCCCCCTATTTGGGAAACATATTCGCAATTGAAACCAAGCTGGAGTGTCCAGGCTAGCGTCAGAGAGCTGCGATGCTACGAAACTGGATTAATCAGGAATGGGGAGGGGATGTGTGAGAGGAAAAACCCGACCGTGTGAATAATCCTAATATAGATCAGAGACTGGCAGACCACAGATATAGAAGCGTAGTGTCTCACTCCTGATTGGTTGGCTGGCTGTTTGGCTGCTACatgattggctggctggcaCTGAAGCGTCTCTGTTGGTGcttaaatgttaatgcaatggAAGTGtttcagaaaaaacaatgaGTGGACAGTTTTCTTTCACATTATGATGTAAACATGTAGTTATTTAAGCTAATACTATGCTCATAAGAGTGTAGTGTGACATTGTAGCTTTAtgtctaactgtgtgtgtgtgtgtgtgtgtgtgtgtgtgtgtgtgtgtgtgtgtgtgtgtgtgtgtgtgtgtgtgtgtgtgtgtgtgtgtgtgtgtgtgtgtgtgtgtgtgcttacgttACAGTGATACAGAGAGTGTAGTGTATAGAAGGGTCCTGGTCCTTCCTTCACCTCTGTGCGAGGTGGACTCCATCCAGCTGAAGAGCACCGGGCTCCGGTTCTACCGCCAGGGAGACATCCATGTAGAGAGCGTCTGCATCACCCCCATACCTGCTGCCAGGTACACAGCATAGCATATAGACAGACATGTCTATATCAATGTATAGATAGATGAATGATAtagctggatggatggacgCATAAgataagaaaataaagaaacattGAGGTCCACAAATGTTTCTTCTTTTCAGTTGCTATACATTTATCTTTCTTTATCTGTGTATTTCGATAAAACatgctctcgctcttgctcccGCTGTCTCTGTCACTTTAATGAAGCAAGATATTTGTTTCAAGTTGTCTGTCACTGTTGATGCCATTGCTTCATATGTTCCCCAAAGTGCTACGGCTGGGAGCTAACTAGCCAGTAGCTGACTAGCTAGTGTCTAACGAGTCATGGCTACGTGTTGTTCCCCTCTAGGCCAGAGGAGGCTATGTGTGTGAACAACATCGACGTGCGACGAGGAACGCCGTGGTCACATGACTACGTGCAGGTGTGTGATGACTACTGACGGAGCAGTTACTCACCTGAGTTGCAGAAACCAGCCACAAATCATCTGCACTATAACTaccacacacaccttaataacaacacacacacacacctgaacacacaTATTCACTATAACCACACATTCCTGCACTAAAACTTGCAAAAACACCAGCATTACAATCACAAACACCAGCATTACAACCGGCGCACCCAGTCCACTGAACTAGAGCCAAACACACATCTGAGCTACAACACATACAGCTGAACTATTCCCACACATCTGAAATATAACACACAGTATAAATATTAGCTCACTTTAATGCTCATTGATACCACTTTCGATGTCGATGCTGCTGCGTAGTTAAATATAGAAATACCTTAAAAGACCTATGGGTCATGATTTTCTATGTATTTGTGTAGTTACAAATTGTAATGTCAGTCCTGCTCTGTGTTCAAGTTGTAAATGTCATCACATCTTGAGTGTAtgtttaaaacattaaaaaagcagctctgaaaaatgtaaacaaatgccCATCTATGCTTCCTGTTCTCTAGAACAACACTGCCATTGCTACAGCCAGTCCTATTACTGAGACATATTATATAAACAGCTTTGAGTTCAATGAAGAGAAGCAACACAACATGACAGagtgaacacacgcacacagggttAAACAGTGTCTTCACTGCACACAAAGTTCTTTATAGGTAGGAATCTTGGCCCCGTTGAAACACGTGTAAATCTATGTTCTAAACAGTACACAGGTCTCTGAAGATATCACACAGTTCACAGTATACAATTGTGTATCGTCGTTGGCATACGGTAAAACGTGAGGCATTGATGGAAGATACAGGAGACAAGAGGTTACAGATGGTCCATCCATAGAAAGTGGAAttataacaaaaaaagaaagtatGTTGTGAAAAGGGGGCTCTCAGGCAGAGGTTATTCCCATCCGGAAGAAAGTTTCTACCTGGCAGAAGATCGTATGTTCTGTACGTTTTGATTGTACATACCCCATGTATATACAAGGCAGTAGATGGTACGATCTGTACACTCAAATGGTATGGACCCCATGTTTAGTGTATTTTCAAAACATACAAAGGTAAAGAGCTACTGAATGCAGAACTAATATTACTAATGCTACTACAAAACGACACCCTTCGTTGCGTCTCATCTGCCGTCCACAAATAAAGGTATTGTTGGTATAACCCAAGTGCTTACTTTAACCATCAGAAACAGAAAGTCATACATTGCAACGTTAAACGTGAACGGCACAAGGTGACGTCGAAGCCCGAACCGTTTCCGGGGTGATCAAATGTTTTCATGACATCATTCGCGTCAGTACTTTCAAAAAGAAGCTGAAGACCACAAACAAACAGGGAGACGATGACATCCCAGTCAGGGTGGAGTGagtgtggtgggtggaggactAGAGGAAAGACAGCCCAGCAGCACAGGGTCAGCTACCCAAACCcgaacccaaaccctctatggTAGAGGGGCCGACCTCACAGCTTGGGGGTGTCTGTAGGGGCCAGAGGGGCACGTCCCCGGCTGAAGCGTGGAGGACGGAGCCTGTCGTTTACGGCGTCATCACTTCCTGTGGAGGCGGACAGATTTAACCGTTAATATCGCTGAGCTTTGCCGGTCATAAGCCTTTTTTTGAAAGACTGGATTTAGAATGGTTGAGGAGAGTTTAACAATGCGACCGCACAGAGCCTGGAGAGGAACACAGGGACAGATGCAGCAGTAATCACATCAAACGCCATGTCTCTTATATCAGCCCCTCATCCTGTTTCATAACAGCCTCGCCTCAAGTCATGCACACTGCAAAAATAATCACTCAGACAGCTCCTTTGCTGGGtgttcatttcattttattcctATCAAATATAAAAAACGTCAATAGTAAAATTGTGTACTGTGCAAGCAAAAGCATGTACAAGTACATTGGTGAATTGAAATGAAATGATCAGCCTATTTATTGGCCTATCAAAGATATCGATATGCGCCGACATGAACAATTTTGAAATAGTGTAGATTTAAAGATGAAATTCCCTCTTTATTAATCCACAATCATCCCCTAACCCTAAATGCTTTCCATCATGTTCTGTGTGCAGGTCCGCAGTttctccccacacagttaaTTGGTTCCTTGAACTCATGATTTGAATGGGATGTTGCACTGGCCCGAAGCATTTCTGGAGGCCGGGCAGCAAAACCAAGGGTGATGCTCCACCCTGAAGACACCACAGTATAAATATCAAATAACGGCCGATACATGCATCTATATTATTTAGCATTGAGTGATACATTGATATCAGACATTTTTACTCCCTGATATCTTTATTGGCCCCTACAATCCAGCATGGGTCGAGCTGTAGTCTCTACTTTAGTCTCTACTCTGTTGTCTAGTCTCTACCCTGACTCCCTGTGGTTACTATGGTGTGTGGTAACTTGGCAGGGGTACGAGCCTCTGGGTCCTGGCCAAATCCACAACCTGGCACCAAAATCCCGGATTGTATCATTCTTCACCACTCAACTGTAACAGTGTTTGTGGAAATTTCTGGTGCAAACTGGCTGCCTTGCATCCCCCATTTAGGTGCTGCACACTGGTAGAGGAAAAGGTGTCAtacccccacgcacacaaacacacaatgtatTGGGTGATTTGGTGCCTTGgaaagcgctttataaatgcaATGAACTGTTATTAATTCTACCCTGGAGCAAAGGCTCTACTCGTATCTACTAGTATTTATTTTGATATCTAGTCTGGCTTGACTGTAAAGGTCGCTCAATGGACCCAGCAACAGCTGTtcctacccccaccccaccaccctcaGATACTAGCCgggtggtggagagaggaggggggggtgaagggggtacAGGATTTATAGATCCTGAACCCCATAGAAGGCTTATGGGGTTCAGGGATTCACTGTCGCTATAACCCTCTTCAACACACAGCAGACCCTCAGGTGCAggtgcagtcacacacacacacacacacacacacacacacacacacacacacacacacacacacacacacacacacacacgcacacacacgcgacgatacacttatattttatatttatatataactcAGTGGCACGGCGGCAGACGTAATTCAGAAATAATGCGTTTCCCCTGTCGAGCAGTTAAAAGCATGATCAAGCataaccctcccccccctcctgcggAAGTCTCAATGCAGGGTTAGAAGCAGCAGTGCAGGCCAGGCAGGCCGGACATGCACCCGGAGCCCTGATCCATACTTACATGGGGCTGGAGAGGAGACGCAGTGTGTTAGCTtcgcccccccccttctctcccctctaccTCAAATAATCCCTCTCATTGCCATAGTCCATCAGGGACCCCGCCAAGTCGGCAAAGTCCTCCAGAGCCAGACTGCTGGAGTCCTCACCGGGGTGGGGCGCCACGTCAGAGGCCCAGGGCTCGGGCTCTTCGTCCTGGGGGTCATCCTGGGACGAGGTCCTGGGGCCTTGCTTGTCGTAGTTCTGGGAGTTCTGGTAGTCGGCCGTGGTGGGGTCGTCTCCCAGCGAGCCCCGCCGCTGGTCGGGCCCGTCGTCGCCGGAGCCCCGCCCGCCCGGGGGGCCGTTCCCGCTGCCGTCGCTGCTGCGCGAGGCCCCGGTGGGGGG from the Gadus macrocephalus chromosome 20, ASM3116895v1 genome contains:
- the pla1a gene encoding phospholipase A1 member A isoform X2; protein product: MMARVLTPFHLNMATVLVAVVLGVEIERRDDECAHLNNTTFRQRHQLQVQYLLLTRANADCPRLFSQGDPVNHTQQATPFNCSRTTKLIVHGYRAMGSRPSWVEELARALLRAEDSNVLVVDWVFGASFAYNLVLENYKEVAVQVSTLINKLQDQGCKLESFHLIGVSLGAHVAGFIGTIFQGKIGRITGLDPAGPMFKKANLFDRLDPSDALFVEAIHTDSDYFGISIPVGHVDFFLNGGMDQVGCTRSNFDSVLVYFPVYGYVICDHMRALYVYISVLNGSCPLTGIPCSDYEEFLQGRCLSCNGPCPTIGLLKNSGMTAAPLPTEQKFFLLTTSEPPYCANQVLLEVRVRRMEKRGRLEATLRTDSLATNHKFILDTESVVYRRVLVLPSPLCEVDSIQLKSTGLRFYRQGDIHVESVCITPIPAARPEEAMCVNNIDVRRGTPWSHDYVQVCDDY
- the pla1a gene encoding phospholipase A1 member A isoform X1: MMARVLTPFHLNMATVLVAVVLGVEIERRDDECAHLNNTTFRQRHQLQVQYLLLTRANADCPRLFSQGDPVNHTQQATPFNCSRTTKLIVHGYRAMGSRPSWVEELARALLRAEDSNVLVVDWVFGASFAYNLVLENYKEVAVQVSTLINKLQDQGCKLESFHLIGVSLGAHVAGFIGTIFQGKIGRITGLDPAGPMFKKANLFDRLDPSDALFVEAIHTDSDYFGISIPVGHVDFFLNGGMDQVGCTRSNFDSVYGYVICDHMRALYVYISVLNGSCPLTGIPCSDYEEFLQGRCLSCNGPCPTIGLLKNSGMTAAPLPTEQKFFLLTTSEPPYCANQVLLEVRVRRMEKRGRLEATLRTDSLATNHKFILDTESVVYRRVLVLPSPLCEVDSIQLKSTGLRFYRQGDIHVESVCITPIPAARPEEAMCVNNIDVRRGTPWSHDYVQVCDDY